tgctgacaagcgttttacctcaaatgaagatgcaattacagttgtaaaccactattttgaagaccttaggttaggttaggtggcagcccgatgtatcaggcttacttagactattcagtccattgtgataccacatttgtgaacttatcactaagtgctgcccggttttatgttaagctcaatgacaagggacctcccttttatagccgagtccgaacgtcgttccacattgtcactaagtgctgcccgattccatgttaagctcagtgacaagggacctcctttttatagccgagtccgaacgacgttccacattgtagtgaaactacttagagaagctttgaaaccctcagaaatgtcaacagcattactgaggtgggataatccaccactgaaaaactttttggtgttcggtcgaagcaggaatcgcacCCACGACCGTATGTATGCATGGGGTTGGCATGCTAACTACTAAAACtactttaatcaagggatataattgctacaaattctttaaactaagtgtattgaagtttcaggagattatattgaacaagtatatatggccgtaagttcggccaggccgaatcttatgtaccctccaccatggattgcgtagaaacttctacgacagactgtcatccacaatcgaattacttgggttgtggcatctcaaatagtttttcaaattgtgagttagtccatacgtggtatatatttgacaaaaaaggtatgtgtaggtaagtctacaaataattacgaatcgatatggacttttgcacggtacgtagagagccagaattgaaatgttggggtcgcttatatgggagctatatacaattatgaactcgatatggatcaatttttgtgtgattggggatcgatttatctgagggcaatatataactatagaccggtatggacctagttaggcgtggttgttaacggccatatactagcacaatgtaccaaatttcagctgactcggatgaaatttgctcctccaagagcatcCAAAAccgaatctcgggatcggtatatatgttatatatgggagctatataatcggaaccgatttagacaaaatttgaactgcattgctagaataataattcagcaatcgctgcaaaatttcacgtaaatgggagtataactttggccccagtggtcatatgagtgtaaatcgggcgaaataatatatatatatatatatatatatatatatatatatatatatatatatatatatatatatatatatatatatatatatatatatatatatatatatatatatatatatatatatatatatatatatatatatatatatatatatatatatatatatatatatatatatatatatatatatatatatatatatatatatatatatatatatatatatatatatatatatatatatatatatatatgggagctatatgtaaatctgaaccgatttcaatcaaatttaccaagcattggtagaatgtcaattctactctctgttcaaaatcggtagtaaactttggcctctcttgccatatgagtctaaatcggacgaaagacatatatgggagctacatctaaatctgaaacgatttggctgatattttgtaactttttcgagactcataaaatcgtccttaaattaactgaaatattcaatctttagatttaagataaaaacgcttcaaatataggctaagacttattttaaggatttgcatctttggtttaaagttttttagcattaagaaaactgtcttTACTTTggagtacctggcataatttggattttgaatttgtttgtatataaatacctttattaatatatcgcaaaaaaaaaaataaaaactcgatgaatgagatctgtgtccaattttaatttatttgatcctagatttaaagccagggaggtccataaaacatgtctttattttaaagaagccgcatctttggctcggaatcaataccaaaatccttaagggaaggtcaaaatctttggatctaagtaaacttttgtttgagtgtagctacactttgaatggcctgaaatccaacacttcgtttttcgttgttcgattaaaaaccctaatggaatctaatttgtcgaaatatttctttagttacaaataTGGGaagagtttttcaaattttgtttcgccggagccggggtcgagcaaaatttctacgactccgattccagcaaaatcttcagactccgactccacagccctgatattaacaatccaaatttttaagtttcgcgaattcgtaaaccagaagaTGGGGTATAACTCCATCACCAttcaatggtggtgggtataaaaacagtaaaatcgcttgtacacagaaaaaaaattcacaaaaaaattaaaaatttaattgattcaaaaaattttcctaactgaaagcaaaatcaatcacaaaaataatgttatcaattaattttttaattgactctcatttaattttttaaattgattgaagacatttcaattaaaaaattaattggatcaattaattttttgtgtgtataaacatTACTGTGTgagcaataatttttttcgcgTGTACCTAAAACCAAATGTTTTGTCCCCAAATGCAATGCACAGAAATCACAAATCCAAACAacgatttattataaattgaacctaaggttctaaaaaaaatgcttcattttatttattgacaCATGAATATCTTTTTTTTCTCTCTGGGTAGTCATTTGAAAGCATACAGATAGCTTGGAAGTGTTTTATGCACAATGTCCGTTTGTTCGTCCGTACGTACGTAGGTTAGTCCGTCTGTCATTTCGCACACTGAATGCTAATAAGTTTTAGGTTTGTTGTCTGTATCTTtatcataaaaaaacaacaaaacagaaTAAGAAGCAATATTCACACACATACATTCACTCAGCCAATTCTTCTTAACATTCATGTGTATGCATGCATTCGCGCATCACCTTCCCACCGACCGCATTTGCAGTGCGTTTGATACCCCGTTGGATACCCGGTGCATCGCATCTATTGCGAAGGGGCCGGTTTCGAGTTGAGTTTTGCCTTTGCAGTTGTTGTTTGTCTGATTGACTTGAGGCGGCATTGAGCAGCAGTATGAGAATGTGGTGGATACTCAAACTTCCATGATGCAGAGTTTCAAACAAAGAGCCAAACGACGAAATGAAACGAAACGAGTTAGTGATTCCATTGTAGATGGGCGAACGTCGTacgaatggatggatggatgtacAGATATTTTACAGTACATATTGTACATTACATTGCAGTACTTCTTTGTGTGTGTATTAGGGTGGCTCGTTTGACAAATTTGACTGGATATTCGTTGTTACACAGGCTTTAGAGATCTGTATTGCCTTTTTCCTATATAAGAGGGAGAGTTCTACCAATATATGCTCCCATACTTGTTTATGTAATAACGATTCTGTTTCGATCCACCCCAATGTATCCCGCATCTGCatacattttataaattgtttatcGGATGATTAGTTTCGCCTGTAGTGTAATCTATATAATCAGTCTTCCACGGTCACATCTCTAGTAgtttatgttttattatttttgtttttgtgtttttagttcTCTCGAATGTGGCTTCACCTGGTCTTCTCCTCAATTGTTGGGTGCCTGCTCTGAGGCCCCAGCCTGAACATGCAGTATCATCTCAAACGGATCCCATTCCAAATCGGTTTCATTTTTAACGCGTCTACTACGTGTGCCGGCCACAATAGCATGGCCTGGTAGAAGACCCACCAGGTCAACATTGGCTGCTCCTTCAATTACCCCACCACCAGCACCACCTCCATTGACAGCATGAGCATTGTGCAATGGTTCGCCATTCTCATCACACATGCTCAATTGTGGATGGTGAATGTGATGATGTGTTTGATGTAGAGGGCCACTAGGTGGAGATAACGTTGTGGAAGAGGGATTGAGAGCATTACTTGTGCTGGTGGATCGTATGTAGCGGATTTGTTGATGTTGctggtgatgatgatgttgtagttgttgtggattttgtaattgttgatgttgttgttgctgctgctgtagTTGTACTGCTTGCtgctgttgatgatgatgattttgcATTTGCTGTTTTTCACTGACAATTTCCTGAATATGTTCCCGTGTCTGCTCACGTTCATCCACTTTCTTTGCCAGAATATCACGCATAAAGGACATACGCTCGAAATGTTCCCAGGATGAATGGAAATGTTCTTGGCCATAACGTGCATGTCGTTCCTTTTGTAATTCGTCCACATATCGCTGCTTTATAATCGACCAACGCGTTTGAACCAAACCTGCAGGGAAAAaaggaagaaaataaaatatattggagGCACTCTAAAACGACATCTCCAATTTAGACGTACTTGGAGTGAGACCCAATTCAATTGCGACTTCTTTCCATATGGCTGAAGTACGATTCTGCCCCTTGGCTTGTTCTTTTTGTCTACCAGCCCATAAAATAGGTCGAGCCTTTATTGAGTCTATGATGCGGCCACGCATGCTGTTATTTAGGGAACCAGGACGACCTGGTTTCCGTAGGGGAGTAGTAGTGGTTTCCACTGTTACAGCAGCAGGAGGAACCAGTCCTGTGAAACCCGTAAAAGGAGTTGTCTCAACACTAACTTCAGCTTGTGGTGCCACAGGTGGCAACCATGTGAAGCTGCCACTAGGACGTCCTCGACCTTGGGAATGTGGCAGAGGCGGTGGCGAGGGCAATGTGGGAGAGATTTCGCCCGTCTCCGTTCCATTGGTGCTCGTGGCTCCCACAATTTTGGACACAGTTATGTTGTACATGAAAGACATGGGCTCAAAATGTTCCCATTTGGTGGTAAAACGTTCCTTGTGTAATATCTGGCGATGCACCAAATTGTGATAGTGATATTTCATTTGGCTCCAAATCGATTGCAGCTTAACTGAAAGAGAGTAAATGCCAAAGAGAGGGAGAACTATTATAACGAAAGCTATatccgagagagagagaggaaagtGAAAGAGAATATACTAACCGGTGGGTACATGGCCTCCAAATTGCTCTGCTATTTCATTCCACATGGGTGCCGTAACGCTACGACACATGTGCAGTTTATTGTTGGAATCCCAGATTTCAGGATATTTTTTGATAGCCTTCAACAGTTGGGCCCTATTCACAAAAGGATCTTCCTTGGGCATTGTTCTTGCTTCCATCAACATCCAAGGCCGACAAATCGAAATCACAGTGACTACAACACTCCACTCTAACCCCTAAATCTTTCAATTGGACACTCCCCCCTCGGCCCCACGACAACTATACTGAATGCTCCTTGCGACTGCAATTTTGTATACGCGCACCGTAAAATACCGGTCGCAACGCGTCCTTTGACATCAATTATCGGCGAATAACTAAAAACAAAGTCTGCGAGAATATGCGAACTGCAAATGAAAAAGCACCACATGATTGGGGAAAATAGAGAAGCTCAACAACATACATAAAGCGCCACAATAAAAAATACCACTACCACTCTATAAGGACACGCACACTGGCATAGCTAAAGAGGCAAATACGCTCATAACAGAATAACGAAAATGAAAGAAACTCAAACAAAAGACGACGCCACCGCACACAATCATCCAAACACCATGGCATGAATTGTATTTGGACAtcggcaaaaattgtaaatgcgcTCAGATTCAgacacaacaacagcaacagccaCAGACGGAGTACACAGAGCATAACAGAGAACAGAGTAGTGGAGGCAAAGTAAGGCAAAAATGTACACAAGAGAACTGGCAAAATACATACACATGGACGTACAAACACTTGCATGTTCATGATGTATATGATAGTTCAGTTCGGTAGCCGAACCATGGCCACCACTAacaccatcatcatcagcaaCAACATCTCTTGACGTCTTCACGAACATCTGTGCCATCATCTCTGTCATTGCGATAGTAACAAGTAGGGTCTGTGGACAATGAACAGGGTACGAGGGAATGCCAACGAACACTTTCATTTATTCGTAGACTAACCGCCACACAGCAGCACACTCACACACTTATCTGTGGTCGCATGCAATTCCCTCCAttaaaaaagcaaaataaaataaaaatccggAAAAGAGTGTAGACAACGTAGTTGccatatttttcagtttgataGCAAAATAGCAAATTTCCGTTTAATTCATTAGTTCCTATATAGTGGGATATCACTTCGAAGTGGGAACATCCTCCACCTCGGTCAGGCAATTATGGGTGCCTGTTATTGCAGACTCACTATCAACTTGAATAGATACCGCAAGCGGTAGTGAATTTCTCTTGCATCAAGTGTTAAGGCCACTTCTATCACAAGCTCCGATAGTCCGGTAAACATCGTTCaagaggaaaataatttttcagtgAGTCTAAAAGACATAGACTTTTGAAACGATTCTGGACTTTTGTTCTTGAAGATATTGAATAAAACAGAGACCATGAAATTTACAACGATGCCTACAACaaaattctctgagaacagaCATGGGCGACGATATAAACAACTACTGAAAGCTATTCAGCGCACAGATGGATGGAAaactaagaaaatatttatacatataGCCAGGACCAAGGTGGACACAATAGaggaatggactgaatagaggATACGATATAactcacacgcaaagaaaaaagatGTTTGGACAtgcttgccgcatccatttatctagagcatgtaattgttgcgaaaaccatgtagtttgtctttgtaaaaatactttttgagaagagaaaaatgtatgctgacagtaagcatttaaatggttctcaaatgccgcaaacatgttatattatttaaatgaaagaaTTTGAAACCATTACATGgtagggaaaatcatgtacctgaccattcaatttttttacttttttacagggaaaaagtatttttataggttacgtctatgtctagaaccattacatggccaaaaagaccatgtacattgttttcgtgaccatttaattttcacaattttttgcagcgaaaagaattttataaaaacattgagcaggtacacacgattttcattttgcgcgtcaatcgtgagttgattgtttcttggaatggactgaGAATACGTAATTATTGtggtttgtgttaatttatttattcagaagtggcacgtggttttatgtgaatacaaaaaaggaaagtgtaattgaaaaaaaaaaaacaaattacctgttttttgttctgcatttgcaTGATAtaattatttgcagttacatgatgtccgcGTGTGTGCATTTGATGAGTACGAAGtaaataccctgccaacattttttgaatttggggactcttttgcgaatccccactacgtcgaaaacaatcatatacgacatcaaaaactcgtcggaaaagcgccgtcactattgagaagttgtaccacgccaagttactacaaaaatgtttcgcatgagtgcaattattaggtgcctttatagatcaatttagaacgacgccaataagggaccctccaaacaatcagaaaaagtgcattttaagatagttgtgaaagaatcattgtggtcgagtaaaacacgtttgtttagatatttattaatttgattaaacatttacaaattcttaaaaatataacatttataccactatcacattacatttaacataatttttggcattaatgatgatgttgagttacaagtagcgagttacatgttgctgcgtctatcaaccagtgtttttattccatggaggcagcgtgtctgtaaaatatctgaaaaacaatcactttattccatttggaaaatcaccaaattgttcaccaatatacctttcacaattttaagcgtataatctatgttttcagaactttattttcgtttttatttaattaaaatataacaagctggttgcgcttggcgtttcacaaaaaaaatggcttttttaacggtagggatggcaaattacttgcatgtactttttgatgtaccttttcatgatggttgaagtgacatttacgagtctgtggtaacgatgaggttgaaatggaactttgaaatgctggcagggtatggaatgattacttattgttgaaaatgaaccaaaatagagtatgtaaaaatatgtgatgtttgcttgtacGACATTAtaatgtgttttcttttttctgaagtggcgtcctttttcgacgacgaaaaaagttttttcataaaaatcaaaacattttaggttgtggccATGtttttttaactggaagaaaacatttttgacgaataccataacattttagattgtggccattgtattttgattcaaacaaatttctttttatcaatataataacatattagatcaggacaattttatttttcttagaaccatgttcattgAGCCAACATGTTTGTAGTTAAAAatggtataataataaaatcttgacaaaattttgtatggtaataaaattttgacaaaattttcaatagtaataaaattttgacaaaattttctatagaaataaaattttggtagattattttttgggatcgactatatataactatagaccgatatggaccaattttggcatggttgttagcggccatatactagcgcaatgtaccacgtgccaaatttcaaccggatcgggtgaatgttgctcttccaaggggctccggagatcaaatctggggatcggtttaccaaagtttgcatttggctacatataattatggaccgatatggaccaattcctgcatggtcagagaccatatactaacaccacgaacggatgaattttgctcatacatgaggctccggaagtcaaatctggggatcggatcggatgaaatttgcttctcttagaggctccgcaagccaaatctggggatcggtttataagggggctatacgtaaaagtggccccattttgcaataccatccgacctatatcaataacaactacttgtgccaagttttattagcttgttttgttcggaagttagcgttatttcaacagacggacggacgggcggacattcttagatcgactcagaatttcaccacgacccagaatatatatactttatggggtcttagagcaatatttcgatgtgttacaaacggaataccctcctatggtggagggtataaaaattatttttgaaccaacaacacagtccatttcgtttatatcaagcactgttcttttctgactttaagactttaataagacacattttacagttcatattaaaaatttaatatagtatgtaatgttgaacatcttttcggaatctttcgaacatatctggaatatatgtaaaacaagtaagtaaagtataaagtcgggcggggccgactatatcataccctaaaccaccattacagaattagtaatcataagcatttgtggggtagcatataggtctgggagataaaccgcagttgcatatttaagaaaattaagtggtacatgtctatgggtgctttgtgtcaatctgactatagctcatagtcaatattgccagggaaaatgttcggtttaccctacaaagacaaaaaaagttccctactttcccatacattttccaaacaattttccctactatatttttcgttatatttaaaaaattttacaaaacaaaaatggttctaagtactttattatcttaaaacatgaatatgcaatgtatataacttagaatatatatttgtattaccaccacggttgccacagttggtagaattctacccaaattagtaatcttttttgttaaatctctataaaaatacaattttggaaaaagtttctataaacaaatttttgtgagaaatttttctacagaaataaaattttgacaataaattctatagaaataaaattttgagaaaaaattccacagaaataaaattttgagaaaaatttttatagaaataatattttgaaaaaaatgtctacagaaatacaattttgacaaaatgttctatagaaataaaatgttgacaaaattttctacaggaataaagtttaccacacattgttaaagatcaagccttgccggcttctaatttcctcctctagaggcaccaaaatgtaaaaattattacaaattgtgttgagtgaaaatgtcctacattgtggccctacgtccctacaagacgctaaatattagaaaaaccatacatatagggaatttcccctacttctagcaacactggctgtgttgatattgcgcctacggagctagtatgtcactaatattgagcccattattaaaaaagagaaaatctttaaattagtgtgggtaataaatacaaatttgtaaaaatcgagcaatattcttatgtaagagctacaagtacgtataagtacgatcggctagtacatcgaaATTTgagatttgagtaacattgtttaatatataaaagtactatggccaaatttgggaaaatggagcgatgcatatatatggaagctatatctaaatctgaaccaatttgcataatattttgcgggtttgattaataccacaaaaggttaccttgtgcaagatttgagtaagatcagttaggaaatgaggcctgtatggtcaaacataaagttattaggggcgaatttttcaaaatcgggcgatacatatatgggagctatatctaaatttgaaccgatttcgatgaaattttgcacatatagttagtactatagaggactggatctagccaacttttagtaagatcggttaataaataagggttctatggccaaatttgggaaaatcgggctatacatatatatgggagctatatctaaatctgaaccgatttcgacgattttttgcacataaagttggctaaatagaagattctatttagccaactttgagtaagatcggattataaataaaggttttgtggccaaatttgggaaaatcgggcgatacatatatatgagagctatatctaaatctgaaccgatttggatgaaattttgcagacttgaagggcgatggaaaagattaccttttgccaaatttggtgacgatccgttggaAAAAaatgcgcaacgtgaccccatttgtcgaaatcgggcgatacatatatatgggagctatatctaaatttgatccgatttcttccaaattcaatagcgttcgtccttgtgcccaaaaaactctctgtaccaaatttcatcaaaatcggttaataattgcgaccggaatcctgtgaacaacaaatacatggacagacggacgggcggacggacaccaagcgctagatcgactcaggaggtgatcggtatatattttatggggtctaaaatcaatatttctggtagacacattttttggccgaacttattataccctgaccactatgtggtttagggtataaaaaactttttgatgttcggtcgatgcagggatcgaacccacgacactgCATCGACCGAAGGCGAACTtagcaaccactgatccacggtgcccaactaaatgcatGTTTCTGTTaagtaaagtttgtttaatcgactTGTGGACGCCGCAAGCTAtgttatgctatataaatataagttatatggataattgtctattgatgacaataacagctacatagctcaatggatagtgtgttggcttacaaattgcatggtccgcggttcgattctccgtccaggtgaaaggtaaaatttaaaaaaactataaaatctaataatttcttctacattgtttgtattacagaaataaatttgctaagaactaaaaaacctcgtggaaggagaaagatgtgagggaaaatgcaattagccaaaaaagattgtttttctgagttagtctttgtgaaattgtttttacatcctgaaaaagaataaacgtttatcgcaTAAAGTATatgcttttcttccaaataaacttccttacagcgaaaagcaaatgagaaacgaactttgtttgtctaaaattacgtttgggaggaaagatatattttttttgcctGTAGGTACCTAAATGCAAACCTGCAGAAGCACAATTATAGGCCTTCACCAGGTAAGCTAGAAAAACTCAATACATCGAACCTAATTATTTGTGTAAGATATGATCAAATATCTGATAGTGTTAGATAACATACTTAAGATTAACCGTAGACAACAATTGCCACACCAAAGAGAGAACTCAAGAGACTTTTAGATGGgctctatacaccctcaaaaaaatcgcttctgtaacatatactcccaaacatattttgcttcaagcctataaatttttgggta
This is a stretch of genomic DNA from Haematobia irritans isolate KBUSLIRL chromosome 4, ASM5000362v1, whole genome shotgun sequence. It encodes these proteins:
- the LOC142234553 gene encoding uncharacterized protein LOC142234553, giving the protein MLMEARTMPKEDPFVNRAQLLKAIKKYPEIWDSNNKLHMCRSVTAPMWNEIAEQFGGHVPTVKLQSIWSQMKYHYHNLVHRQILHKERFTTKWEHFEPMSFMYNITVSKIVGATSTNGTETGEISPTLPSPPPLPHSQGRGRPSGSFTWLPPVAPQAEVSVETTPFTGFTGLVPPAAVTVETTTTPLRKPGRPGSLNNSMRGRIIDSIKARPILWAGRQKEQAKGQNRTSAIWKEVAIELGLTPSLVQTRWSIIKQRYVDELQKERHARYGQEHFHSSWEHFERMSFMRDILAKKVDEREQTREHIQEIVSEKQQMQNHHHQQQQAVQLQQQQQQHQQLQNPQQLQHHHHQQHQQIRYIRSTSTSNALNPSSTTLSPPSGPLHQTHHHIHHPQLSMCDENGEPLHNAHAVNGGGAGGGVIEGAANVDLVGLLPGHAIVAGTRSRRVKNETDLEWDPFEMILHVQAGASEQAPNN